tatattatttttttactaattttttatttgttgaATATATTGgaaacttaaatatatatatcatggaACAGAATATTAagttacttttatttattaaaattgctgtgtttatccttttaaattggatatacatttttaacaGAAATATCGTATGATAACTTTATTTAAGGATACTTACATTATACACATTTtacatgttatatttttatgagtACTAATTTGTAcaatgaattatttattctttataaaataaaaatttatattatttattatttttagaacAAGTTTAACAAATCCTTTGATCAGACCTgcaatatttatgaaaagttAAATACAAGAAATTGTAGATTACtggcaaaatataataaggtTAAGGATTCAAATGTTGCAAGTTTAACAAAAGACTTACCATATAATGAAGGatacgcaaaaaaaaatatatataatgatgaaaaaggAGTAGAAAGAAGCaataaacaatataatagAAATTTGTTAAAGAAAGCACAATACTATACAGAAGTTATAGATTATAATATCGGAATAtttgatggaaaacattttcattttgaaaaaaaatggattaaaaaaaaggattacGATAATTTTCttgagaaaaaaagaagaatttgtgatatagctttaaaaaaaataaaatttaaaaattacggATATATAGTTGctatgtttttaatttttatcatgTTTGTAATTGGAATATACAAAATACCAAGATTAGAGTCTCTGGATGCTGCATGGAAAGACCTTGGTAGTGGCAATATATTGAAAACTTTGTATGAAACCGTAGCAAAGTGGGATCCAACAGTAAAGGCATCCATTTATTTAACATCATTTAGTGTAATTATACTTATATCGATTATTTTGCTTGTAATAGGAATTTGTAAAATCTTaaagaataatgaaaaatataacaaaattaagttaatgactgagtaaaataaaaaatattggaTACATATGTTTTCATGACGAAATTATTAATGTGATGATACATCTTTGATATTTTTGGTGATATAATCTTTATAACAGTAACtcttattgttataatttcataaatattaatgcGTATACTTGAAATCTTTGAAGTAtcataatgaaaattttagcTTAATTTATTAGTGaattagaatattttaattttttacaatatgaTATTTAATGCGTAAATTAGtcttaattaaatatatttgatacatcatattatttgtgtatatgtatgaattttCATGAAAATTATACCTTTGTgctataaaatttataaataatatcacaatatatatatttttatggaTTTCTTgtgataatttattttttaactaatAAGTGATGTTTCTATATTATGTCTTGTTCTCATTTAAACTTATTACTTGTTCTgattattaagaaaatgcCTTGTTATATTCAAGTTAGTTGTAAAAGTGATCGCTCTTGTATTTTATGAAAGCAATTGGATATATTTAgttataatgatatatatatatttttttaatttatgatacaaattaacatttattttgtattatgaGTGTTATGTAagttattttattgaaaatgaCAATTGTAAAAACTTTTATAACAGATTCACAGTTTTTTTTGCATTGTATAAATttgaattaataattatataatgaaaaaataggaatttggaatatgtattattcatAATTGTTCTGTAAATTTGGATTATAAATCATTGGAattgaatataaatttaaaaacatttattattttattattatgcctaaatattttattaattctataatgaaaaaattaattatatatatacttaattacaacttaatacataaatataatacttattgttttattttttacgtattttaaatattatattaatagaccaaatttaataatatatcaaaagataatatgtacaaaccttttttttcatctacATATAATAGTGAATTTctaaaaatgtgaaatatattttcaaatatttaaataggTATTAGAGAAAATTTAaccaaatatatattttactcaaTTGTTTCATCGTGTAttcgtatttatttatgtactttaatatatattttgttgttatctataaatttgttaagtaatattttcatcttattttagaattatacaaaaatacatGGAGTTTATACTTACTATTtgtaattcttttatatttatgatgctcatttttttaaataaaataaatgagaaaacatacaaatttttttttatatgttattcttaaataaagatttaaattttaatttggtGTTCAagttattcattatatactactttgatattttgaaataatcTTTGTTTTAGTAGTATCTCTAtgtagaaaattattaattgtGCGTATTACTACGCTGTTAATGGATAAGaatttactttatttataGTTTAACTACTATCATTGAATAATTGTTGATgttattctattttaaaaatatcttaaaattttttggtaaataaattggttaataaaaaacatatataatttaattataataaaattcacaaaatatatataagaaacaATAATGCTATGagtacaatatatttaatgctagaactacaaattttttcgttttattaaatgaatatcatttctaaatatatatccttaattaaagaaaagaaattatgttaagaatttgaaaatatttcatttgaaaataattgaattaagtttaattatgaataataatttttagattttattatgaagtaaaaaaaaactgtaatttatttatcttaaatatatatattctctcagattttgttttattataaaatatagtcttattaaatattttatggtCTTTTAAACAATGAACTTATAATTACCATAATACAAAATGCTTTAcagtacataaatattttcaactgttattattattagattattacaataattaattttatatatcaataataaACCGTTTTACATAAGCATaatgtttattaaattagtgttactaatataaaaacatgttGAAATTAGTTACTATTCTCTGAATATAAAAGATAGTagattacatatattatatacattctATATGGTATACCTTCTATATCCTATATATTGTGTATTCTATATAAAATcagtatttaaatatatcagaAAATCctatattctttatttttaataggaTTAATAGAGaagttatttaatttttatattatacaatttaattatatatttggaataattatgaattatttcaaattattttaatttaatggaaattattattttcaaaacaaaattaaaataaaaattgtatgacatgtttttaaatttattgtttttttgtttctgttgtataatacattatacttatatatattttaataagtcTTTGtgaaaatttatgaaaaaaaggaataaaaataaatataatgtgaatcatcattaaaaatatataatattatttttaatttttcccttaatgtattattacaatattaataatctatataatggaacaaaaaattaagttccctttttttattaagatatttacaattattgTTCTAAGGTggatatatcattattacaGCGATGTGGTATGATAAtgtgatatataaatatatttataatttatattttttgtgctatattattataaatattctttgTCATTATGTAATTACAAAAtccttttaataataaacgtttattttctctttattaGATTTATCTTGGAGAATTgttttataagaaaaattttgataaaaaattagaaagaACAACTCAACGAACactagcaaaatataatcaggataaaattacatgtaatataatgttaaaaGAGGAGATACCAAATAATGAAAGACTCGAAGAAAAAGACATagttaataatgaaaaaggggGAACTGGATGTAAGAACCATTCTTATGTAAGTTTAACAAAGAATACTAAAGGTCATAAAcaatctaaaaaaaataattctggTATGTTTGAaaccaaaaaatattcctgtttcgaaaaaaaaatatttaaagatcttgattatatagattatcttaaaaataatagaacaaTTAGTAATAAggtttacaaaaaaataatatgtaaaaagtaCGGTTTAGGAATTGCTATACCTATAGTATTggttttgtttttattaacagTGTTCATAGTAGATCTAGCATTGGGTTTGGTACCTGAAAGTAAAGGGGGATTGTGGTATGAATTAGGGTTGTGGGagcatttaaaaaagttgGTAGATGGTAATAGTGGATGgttgtatacatttttaaaatcagTGAGATCTAAGTTGCCAACAGGTTTTACGAATTGTGGGAAATGGGCTTCCTCAGAAGCATCAGGAGTTGGTAGTCATACGTGTAGTGAGGCGTGTAcgttaaataatttatttggttatgtagtatattttataccttttattatattaggtctcatatttataataaaggTTGTTTActaccataaaaaagttaagaaataccaaaaaattaaattaaggaaaaagtaaaatgatTAGTAAGTTATATGTTCTTTTCTCTAAAGAAGTCGACAATGTGCACAAATATCTGTAATATCGTTTGTTATATTCCTATTAAGAATATTCATAATTGCTTAAATTTTAGAATTTTACGTACAAGTACGTGGTCTTTTTGATAGAAATCAGGGAAAACATATGTTCTTAGTTTATTTGACAGTTCGAATATATTAACACTTTTgaatttaaattatgaagTGTTATTTTAGCCAGACTATAATATATGACAtcatatacaaaattttttattttaatagtttttaatgaaaaatatatctaagtgcattaaaataaatatattatagcaaattcatataattttattcaagtgtgataatttatacttggtataaaaattgttcctttctttttttttatatgatgtTTTggtataatattcttttgttattttttttattcaagaaaatttattattagttttaaGTTAACTATAAGTTTGTTatgttttgtatttaataaatgagaGTGTATATAGATTGTTACATCgataaatgtattaataacttttttattattaaaaaaattaattaataaagaaaCGATATAATAAGTTTTACAAgaagtatattataaaatataattactgtaaaaaacattttaatataattataatttttgtgcATGATATGATTTtgatgttataaatatataataagaaaaaatatatattatatattgataattaataattaagaaataatggattctatatatttacaattaaataaagagttaaaagaattaactatattgttatttaaaactttttggagataattaaaatttggtaagctgaattatatatatattataataaaattttataaataaaccatttattttttatattattcaaagtttaatttaatgatttaattgtaaatacatatagatatatatatctataagttttttatttctttatttagaatactaaaattttacatatgtatatatctataaaacCATATATGATGATAAGGGGTtatgaacaaatatttttttttctataattatataataatatgtaggTAATAGTTAgacatatatttcttatttctcATGtccttatatatttcaaataaatagtttatatcatttcagaaaaatataacaaaaatattgtttCTATTGTCAGTAATTCTTAATTATAAGGCTCATTTCCTAAAtagagtaaaaataaatctttttttattgttaattcATGAATACGCAGAATAGCTTTTGTTGAATAGATATGTTTTAAAGTGgtctatttataaaaatactctattttttgaaaaaaaatttagttaAATATGTGTAATGTTCATAGTTCTgctattatatttcatagtTAAATTTaacgtaaaaaatttttttattatattttcaacagaaaatgataatataatattattatgtgttTCAGTTATTATAGTTACATactctttaaaaattattgttctataaattaaataacgtgtgcattttttttctgtgtataattatatataggaCATGGAGAAAATGATACTAGTTTATATGGACAAATGtacataatga
The window above is part of the Plasmodium malariae genome assembly, contig: PmUG01_00_25, whole genome shotgun sequence genome. Proteins encoded here:
- the PmUG01_00047300 gene encoding fam-m protein produces the protein MEQNIKLLLFIKIAVFILLNWIYIFNRNINKFNKSFDQTCNIYEKLNTRNCRLLAKYNKVKDSNVASLTKDLPYNEGYAKKNIYNDEKGVERSNKQYNRNLLKKAQYYTEVIDYNIGIFDGKHFHFEKKWIKKKDYDNFLEKKRRICDIALKKIKFKNYGYIVAMFLIFIMFVIGIYKIPRLESLDAAWKDLGSGNILKTLYETVAKWDPTVKASIYLTSFSVIILISIILLVIGICKILKNNEKYNKIKLMTE
- the PmUG01_00047400 gene encoding fam-l protein, whose product is MEQKIKFPFFIKIFTIIVLRWIYHYYSDVIYLGELFYKKNFDKKLERTTQRTLAKYNQDKITCNIMLKEEIPNNERLEEKDIVNNEKGGTGCKNHSYVSLTKNTKGHKQSKKNNSGMFETKKYSCFEKKIFKDLDYIDYLKNNRTISNKVYKKIICKKYGLGIAIPIVLVLFLLTVFIVDLALGLVPESKGGLWYELGLWEHLKKLVDGNSGWLYTFLKSVRSKLPTGFTNCGKWASSEASGVGSHTCSEACTLNNLFGYVVYFIPFIILGLIFIIKVVYYHKKVKKYQKIKLRKK